A single region of the Manihot esculenta cultivar AM560-2 chromosome 12, M.esculenta_v8, whole genome shotgun sequence genome encodes:
- the LOC110627885 gene encoding zinc finger CCCH domain-containing protein 38 — translation MSGSGRRRSSKWDLKEESRIPFDSVHDNAWPGKAGLSFHDKESQRGWLSPEGASGTRAKWSALEPLSGRRGSRRDDSIDEERNRDLKAMPTWDGDENYGTRMSPGLDEWRQQNRHNSPKSERKRSRRSRSRSQSRSRSRSPARGFGRESVMHDRSRSRSGVSSQLCKDFAVGRCRRGNHCQFLHQDTQGYADGWERQRKTVTSKYPTHESREYPSGSGRSIDCCNDFLKGNCRRGASCRFSHHVGSVTVKGSSSEVTRERNNDRRHKDASPERRGEREIHRASDVPCKFFAAGNCRNGKYCRFSHQDLAHVSPDGSRDGRRSLDQNSDDLEKLWNGPKWGPASALDAGKLSGGKSETVGAPDQRRTARSVYDEWGHCLEDKTLDDAPIDPKMVQSEATLTWKTENASDNMLASEQRAGGEKWLGDMDMSPEWSYKVRHSNHIDKQDSASLISCNPSITREVSGHAGDATAVMPSLINEPSAKPQVYNLREVGANTLLRDDSVTGKMASSHSGVPANIISAQSFDHNGMNLNALPLPGLNGIGQGQVTISTSGGGDVNPQNQMLLQEGKTINKPDNREENTSKINSGVSMTQNMVSSEQLTQLTNISASIAQLLANGQQLPHLFVVHNAHNNTEISSSANSEELVKPDSAATTDSNQNVGLRKQYDPICDSLDTEKNDVNNNPTGFSQNLIMQKNVVDRKLEMSSKSLSPPVAGAPSAGDYKKFHTLQEPNDKSYQVNDMKPGANSKVTKENNGMVTEESRKVEEDKTAQENDPAENIDGDGKTDDGKQSKDVKGIRAFKFALVEFIKELLKPTWKEGQMSKDAYKNIVKKVVDKVTGTMQGATIPQTQEKIQQYLSFSKPKLTKLVQAYVEKFQKDK, via the exons ATGAGTGGAAGTGGCAGAAGGCGCAGCTCTAAGTGGGATTTGAAAGAAGAATCTCGGATCCCATTTGATAGTGTACACGACAATGCATGGCCTGGGAAAGCAGGCTTGTCTTTTCATGACAAAGAATCACAGCGCGGCTGGCTTTCACCTGAAGGAGCTAGTGGTACTCGTGCCAAATGGTCTGCTCTGGAACCTTTATCTGGAAGAAGAGGCTCACGCAGAGATGACAGCATTGACGAGGAACGTAACAGAGATTTAAAAGCAATGCCCACATGGGATGGAGATGAGAATTATGGGACAAGAATGTCTCCTGGTCTTGATGAATGGAGGCAGCAAAATCGACACAATTCTCCTAAAAGTGAAAGGAAAAGATCAAGAAG AAGTAGAAGCCGGAGCCAGAGTCGGAGTAGGAGTAGAAGTCCTGCCCGCGGCTTTGGGCGAGAATCAGTAATGCACGACAgaagtagaagcagatcagGTGTATCATCTCAATTATGCAAAGACTTTGCCGTTGGAAGATGCAGGAGGGGTAATCACTGTCAATTTCTTCATCAAGATACTCAAGGTTATGCTGATGGCTGGGAAAGACAGAGGAAAACTGTAACTTCAAAATATCCCACTCATGAATCCAGGGAGTACCCCTCAGGGAGTGGAAGATCTATTGATTGTTGTAATGATTTTCTTAAAGGCAACTGTAGGCGGGGTGCATCCTGCAGGTTTTCCCATCATGTTGGCTCTGTGACTGTTAAGGGTTCTTCTAGCGAGGTAACTAGGGAAAGAAATAATGACCGAAGGCATAAAGACGCATCTCCAGAGAGACGTGGTGAGCGTGAAATCCACAGAGCATCTGATGTTCCCTGCAAATTTTTTGCTGCGGGTAATTGTCGCAATGGAAAATATTGCAGGTTTTCTCATCAGGATTTGGCCCATGTAAGTCCTGATGGGTCACGGGATGGCAGGCGTTCACTTGACCAAAACTCTGACGATCTGGAGAAATTGTGGAATGGTCCAAAATGGGGCCCTGCTAGTGCTTTAGATGCTGGAAAGTTGAGTGGGGGTAAAAGTGAGACAGTTGGCGCCCCTGATCAAAGGCGCACTGCACGTTCTGTTTATGATGAATGGGGTCATTGTTTGGAGGATAAGACACTTGATGATGCACCAATTGATCCTAAAATGGTCCAGAGTGAAGCCACCCTTACATGGAAGACAGAAAATGCTAGTGATAACATGCTTGCTTCTGAACAAAGAGCAGGTGGTGAGAAGTGGCTTGGAGATATGGACATGTCTCCTGAGTGGAGTTATAAAGTTCGACATTCTAACCATATTGATAAACAAGATTCTGCTTCTTTAATCAGTTGCAATCCCAGTATAACGAGAGAAGTTTCAGGTCATGCAGGTGATGCCACTGCTGTTATGCCATCATTGATAAATGAACCATCTGCCAAACCCCAGGTCTACAATTTAAGGGAGGTTGGTGCAAATACTCTGCTTCGTGATGATAGTGTGACTGGAAAAATGGCCAGTTCTCATAGTGGTGTTCCTGCCAATATTATTTCTGCACAAAGCTTTGATCATAATGGCATGAATTTAAATGCTTTACCACTTCCAGGCTTGAATGGTATTGGGCAAGGTCAAGTAACAATCTCAACTTCAGGTGGAGGTGATGTGAATCCTCAAAATCAGATGCTGCTTCAGGAGGGAAAGACAATCAACAAGCCAGATAATAGGGAAGAAAATACATCAAAAATTAATTCTGGAGTTTCTATGACACAGAATATGGTAAGCAGTGAACAACTTACTCAGCTCACCAACATCTCGGCCTCTATAGCTCAGTTACTTGCAAATGGACAGCAGCTTCCCCATCTTTTTGTTGTTCACAATGCCCATAATAATACAGAAATATCTTCCTCTGCAAACTCTGAGGAGCTTGTTAAACCAGATTCTGCAGCAACTACAGATTCAAATCAAAATGTAGGTCTGAGGAAGCAGTATGATCCTATATGTGACAGCCTTGATACTGAAAAGAATGATGTCAATAATAATCCAACGGGTTTTTCACAAAACCTTATTATGCAGAAAAATGTTGTGGACAGGAAACTGGAAATGTCATCCAAAAGTTTGTCTCCACCTGTTGCAGGTGCACCAAGTGCTGGTGATTACAAGAAGTTCCATACTTTGCAAGAACCTAATGACAAGAGTTACCAGGTAAATGATATGAAGCCAGGTGCAAACTCCAAGGTTACCAAGGAAAACAATGGAATGGTAACCGAGGAAAGCAGGAAAGTAGAGGAGGACAAGACTGCACAAGAAAATGATCCTGCAGAAAACATTGATGGAGATGGGAAGACTGATGACGGCAAACAAAGCAAGGATGTTAAGGGGATTCGCGCATTTAAGTTTGCACTTGTGGAGTTCATTAAGGAGCTTCTGAAACCCACATGGAAGGAAGGTCAAATGAGCAAGGACGCTTACAAAAACATTGTAAAAAAGGTAGTTGACAAAGTCACTGGTACAATGCAGGGAGCCACTATTCCTCAAACACAAGAAAAAATTCAACAATATCTTTCATTTTCAAAGCCAAAGCTGACAAAACTTGTACAG GCTTATGTGGAGAAATTTCAGAAGGATAAATGA